The Mesorhizobium loti genome includes a region encoding these proteins:
- a CDS encoding ABC transporter permease, which yields MIIKYTLQRLLMLIPVSLSISVVIFLVVHLLPGDPIDNLMRVGSSPEDRLAMTVKYGLDRTLVEQYLLWIRSILSGDFGEAIVLRRPVSALIRQNLPYSLTLGALAFAFSSIVGMIAGTVSAVAKNPIVEQVVKAFILLGSTVPSFWLALLMILLFSVTLGWFPVSGAKTWTALVLPVLTIGFGGVALVARVTRVALVEIARQDFVTLLHAKGLSRSTILFRHLLPHAFLPVVTILALRIGWILGGAVTVEFVFGRPGLGSLLIRALGQRDYPVVQGCLLMLALAVMLGTLIGDVAQAALDPRVREATT from the coding sequence ATGATCATCAAATACACGCTGCAACGTCTGCTGATGCTCATTCCGGTGTCCCTGTCGATTTCGGTCGTAATCTTCCTGGTCGTTCATCTCCTGCCCGGTGATCCGATCGACAACCTCATGCGCGTCGGCTCGTCTCCGGAGGACCGGCTCGCAATGACCGTGAAATACGGGCTCGACCGGACGCTGGTCGAGCAATACCTGCTGTGGATCAGGAGCATCCTGAGCGGAGATTTCGGCGAGGCAATCGTACTGCGCCGCCCGGTTTCGGCCCTGATCCGGCAGAACCTGCCCTACAGCCTGACACTTGGCGCCCTGGCCTTCGCCTTCTCTTCGATCGTCGGCATGATCGCCGGCACCGTCTCCGCGGTTGCCAAGAACCCGATCGTGGAACAGGTGGTCAAGGCTTTCATCCTGCTCGGTTCGACGGTGCCCAGCTTCTGGCTGGCGCTGCTGATGATCCTGCTGTTTTCGGTGACGCTCGGCTGGTTTCCGGTCTCCGGCGCCAAGACCTGGACGGCTCTTGTCCTTCCGGTCCTCACGATCGGTTTCGGCGGCGTCGCGCTGGTGGCCCGTGTCACCCGCGTGGCGCTGGTCGAGATCGCACGCCAGGATTTTGTCACGCTTTTGCACGCGAAGGGGCTGTCCCGCTCGACCATCCTGTTTCGCCATCTGCTGCCGCACGCCTTTCTGCCGGTCGTCACGATCCTGGCCCTGCGCATTGGCTGGATCCTCGGCGGCGCGGTCACCGTCGAATTCGTTTTCGGCCGGCCCGGCCTCGGCAGCCTGCTTATCCGTGCGCTCGGTCAGCGCGATTATCCCGTCGTGCAGGGATGCCTGCTCATGCTGGCACTTGCCGTGATGCTCGGAACGCTGATCGGCGACGTCGCCCAGGCCGCACTGGACCCCCGTGTCAGGGAAGCCACCACATGA
- a CDS encoding ABC transporter permease, producing MNALAQSGVGRAFTTPLGLFSGGYILILLVVALTAPWITPFDVTIQDLANSNAAPGWPHLMGTDEFGRDVLSRVMYGARTSLSVSATAIGFSMIVGMALGAAAGYFGGLFERAVMTVVDLTWSFPDILIALMLVAIIGPGLSSTMFAIAVAYLAQFTRLTRAQIVQLKRETFIEATINLGATPAHILSRHLLPNAVAPVIVVGMLAIGDGIILEATLGFFGLGAQPPTPSWGAMMSSGTAQLFLAPWVIIFPGLVVAATVIAINLFGDALIRALDIRERLRGT from the coding sequence ATGAACGCATTGGCTCAATCCGGCGTCGGTCGCGCCTTCACCACGCCGCTCGGCCTGTTTTCGGGCGGCTATATCCTGATCCTCCTGGTGGTCGCGCTGACCGCGCCATGGATCACGCCCTTCGATGTCACCATCCAGGATCTGGCCAACAGCAACGCCGCGCCGGGTTGGCCGCATCTGATGGGCACCGATGAATTCGGCCGCGATGTCCTCTCGCGCGTCATGTACGGCGCACGCACCTCGCTGTCGGTCAGCGCAACAGCCATCGGTTTCTCGATGATCGTGGGGATGGCGCTCGGCGCCGCCGCCGGCTATTTCGGTGGCCTCTTCGAACGCGCCGTGATGACGGTCGTCGATCTGACATGGTCGTTTCCCGACATCCTGATCGCGCTCATGCTGGTGGCGATCATCGGCCCCGGCCTGTCCAGCACGATGTTCGCCATAGCCGTCGCCTACCTGGCGCAATTCACCCGGCTGACCCGGGCGCAAATCGTCCAGCTGAAGCGCGAGACGTTCATTGAGGCAACCATCAACCTGGGTGCCACGCCCGCCCACATCCTGTCGCGCCACCTGCTGCCTAACGCCGTTGCGCCAGTCATCGTGGTCGGCATGCTCGCCATCGGCGACGGCATCATCCTGGAGGCGACGCTCGGCTTCTTCGGCCTTGGCGCGCAGCCACCCACGCCAAGCTGGGGTGCCATGATGAGCAGCGGCACCGCGCAGCTTTTCCTGGCACCTTGGGTCATCATCTTTCCCGGCCTCGTCGTTGCCGCAACCGTGATTGCCATCAACCTGTTCGGTGATGCGTTGATCCGGGCACTCGACATCCGCGAACGGCTGCGCGGAACATGA
- a CDS encoding ABC transporter ATP-binding protein — MSTILKVEALRVAIGALTPLSSVSFSLKKGETLGLVGESGSGKSLTAMAIMGLLPLIGGRITGGSVVFDGGDLTTLPEPAYRKLRGGRIGLITQNPMTSLDPLKKVGPQIDVVARLHLGLDKSAARNRTVELLGELRIPEPASIYHLYPHQLSGGMKQRIVIAMALAADPDLLIADEPTTALDVTVQAQIIRLLSDLIRDRGLSMVLITHDMSVVAQACDKVVVMYAGTAVEYGTVAAIFDDPRHPYTKALIGCIPRGLAGAQRLKGIEGTVPSVAHYPQGCRFHPRCPRAEAICAAVSPPFIASRDGAAACHFAGAVG, encoded by the coding sequence ATGAGCACGATCCTGAAAGTAGAAGCTCTGCGCGTTGCGATCGGCGCACTCACGCCATTGTCCAGCGTATCTTTTTCGCTCAAAAAAGGTGAGACGCTGGGACTGGTTGGCGAATCCGGATCGGGAAAATCGTTGACCGCCATGGCCATCATGGGGCTGCTGCCGCTGATCGGCGGGCGCATCACCGGCGGCTCGGTGGTCTTTGACGGCGGCGATTTGACCACTTTGCCTGAACCGGCCTACCGGAAACTGCGTGGTGGCCGCATTGGCCTGATCACGCAGAATCCGATGACGTCGCTCGACCCTCTGAAAAAGGTCGGACCGCAGATCGATGTCGTGGCACGGCTGCATCTTGGCCTGGACAAATCCGCCGCACGCAACCGCACCGTCGAACTGCTTGGCGAACTGCGGATTCCGGAACCGGCTTCCATCTATCACCTTTACCCCCACCAATTGTCCGGCGGCATGAAGCAGCGCATCGTCATCGCCATGGCGCTTGCCGCCGACCCTGACCTGCTGATCGCCGATGAACCGACCACAGCGCTGGACGTCACCGTCCAGGCGCAGATCATCCGATTGTTGAGCGACCTGATCCGCGACCGGGGTCTAAGCATGGTGCTGATTACCCACGATATGAGCGTTGTTGCCCAAGCCTGCGACAAGGTCGTTGTGATGTATGCCGGGACCGCGGTCGAATACGGAACGGTCGCGGCGATTTTCGATGATCCGCGCCATCCCTATACAAAGGCACTGATCGGCTGCATCCCGCGCGGATTGGCGGGTGCACAGCGCTTGAAGGGTATCGAGGGTACCGTCCCAAGCGTCGCCCACTATCCGCAGGGTTGCCGCTTTCATCCGCGTTGCCCGCGTGCCGAGGCAATCTGCGCTGCCGTGTCGCCACCTTTCATAGCCAGCCGTGATGGCGCTGCCGCATGCCATTTTGCAGGAGCGGTCGGATGA
- a CDS encoding ATP-binding cassette domain-containing protein yields MSAFLEVSSLSKRYSSKRGLFGAARSMYAVNDVSFRMTKGRVVGVVGESGCGKSTLARLILRLIEPSSGAVRFDGLDLLKQRPREMRRLRARMQMVFQDPYSAIDPRYTVADAVMEPFQIQGVRLSSAARSDMISGLLTMVGLNPQTASSYPHQLSGGQKQRIGIARALALKPALLVLDEPTASLDVSIQAQIVGLLERLQEEMSLTYLFISHDLALVKYFCDEVLVMYLGRVVEALPDTDAPARHPYTRTLLDSTFQPDPKLRRRIEPLVGEVPSPFDLGPGCTFAARCPRASERCRVETPLLAASGGGHAVACHHPD; encoded by the coding sequence ATGAGTGCGTTCCTGGAAGTCAGCAGCCTGTCCAAACGATACAGCAGCAAGCGCGGCCTGTTCGGCGCGGCCCGCTCGATGTACGCGGTCAACGACGTGTCGTTCCGGATGACGAAGGGCCGGGTTGTCGGCGTCGTCGGTGAATCTGGCTGTGGAAAATCCACGCTCGCACGCCTCATCCTGCGCCTGATCGAGCCATCGAGCGGTGCGGTCCGTTTCGATGGGCTGGATTTGCTGAAGCAGCGCCCGCGCGAGATGCGCCGTCTGCGCGCCCGCATGCAGATGGTGTTCCAGGACCCCTATTCGGCGATCGACCCTCGCTACACCGTTGCCGACGCGGTGATGGAGCCGTTCCAGATCCAGGGGGTACGCCTTTCGTCAGCCGCGAGATCCGACATGATCAGCGGCTTGCTGACCATGGTCGGGCTCAACCCTCAGACAGCATCGAGCTACCCGCATCAGCTGTCGGGCGGCCAGAAGCAGCGCATCGGCATCGCCCGTGCGCTTGCGCTGAAGCCCGCGCTTCTGGTGCTGGACGAACCGACGGCCTCGCTGGACGTCTCGATCCAGGCCCAGATCGTTGGCCTGCTCGAACGGCTGCAGGAAGAGATGAGCCTGACCTACCTGTTCATTTCCCATGACCTCGCGCTGGTAAAGTATTTCTGCGACGAAGTGCTGGTGATGTATCTCGGCCGCGTCGTCGAGGCATTGCCCGATACCGACGCGCCGGCGCGCCATCCCTATACCAGAACGCTGCTCGACAGCACGTTCCAGCCCGATCCGAAGCTGCGCCGCCGGATCGAGCCCCTGGTCGGAGAGGTGCCGAGCCCCTTCGATCTTGGGCCGGGCTGCACCTTCGCGGCGCGCTGCCCAAGGGCGAGCGAACGTTGCCGGGTGGAGACGCCGCTCCTGGCCGCTTCCGGAGGAGGCCACGCCGTAGCCTGCCACCATCCGGACTGA
- a CDS encoding M81 family metallopeptidase — translation MTFKVLTAEIYHETNTFSRHPTDEQAFRDRYFLAGAEAIAQRRDANTELAGFLDVGRAHGWQVEHVLSSAAGPSGRVTRAAFDWLCEPLIASAKVGDFDGILLGLHGAMVPDVCEDGEGELLQRLRAVVGQAVPIAITLDPHANVSRRMCELADIIVAFKTYPHVDMREIGRQAGEILQRTMAGEIKPRTISARRPMLEEVNGGRTDIGPMLERLASARTYEAQADVFAVSINGGFASADIAEIGPTVLVTGQGDFDAHQAFAETIADDIWERRHEVLNAYISVETAAAVAVAHKSDDGPLVIADYADNPGGGGYGDATSLLKALLEAGVTDACFGPMVDGEAAAALHGSAVGERVEIALGGKTDARFGGGPLKLNAEIVALSDGHFVGDGPMIGGLPGNFGRSAVLRVDGIEILVVTIAQQMLDLQQFRAFGIDPAAKRVVALKSMQHFRAAFAPIAGKIIVCDSGALCTPHYERMPYRNVPRPIFPLDRE, via the coding sequence ATGACCTTCAAAGTCCTGACCGCGGAAATCTACCACGAGACCAACACGTTCAGCCGTCATCCGACCGACGAGCAGGCGTTTCGCGACCGCTATTTTCTGGCGGGAGCGGAAGCCATCGCCCAGCGGCGCGACGCCAACACCGAGCTTGCCGGTTTCCTCGATGTGGGACGTGCTCATGGCTGGCAGGTCGAGCATGTGCTGAGTTCCGCCGCGGGTCCAAGCGGCAGGGTCACACGCGCTGCGTTCGACTGGTTATGCGAACCATTGATCGCTTCCGCTAAAGTTGGAGATTTCGACGGGATCCTGCTTGGACTGCACGGCGCCATGGTCCCCGACGTTTGCGAGGACGGCGAAGGCGAACTGCTTCAACGCCTGCGTGCCGTGGTCGGCCAGGCCGTGCCGATTGCCATTACGCTTGACCCGCACGCCAATGTCAGCCGGCGGATGTGCGAGCTCGCCGATATCATCGTCGCCTTCAAGACCTATCCTCACGTCGACATGCGTGAGATCGGCCGGCAGGCCGGCGAAATCCTGCAGCGCACGATGGCCGGCGAGATCAAGCCGCGCACGATCAGCGCCAGGCGACCCATGCTCGAGGAGGTCAATGGCGGGCGCACCGACATCGGTCCGATGCTCGAACGGCTCGCATCCGCGCGGACCTACGAAGCACAAGCCGACGTGTTTGCCGTCAGCATCAATGGCGGCTTCGCCAGCGCCGATATCGCCGAGATCGGGCCGACCGTTCTGGTCACCGGCCAAGGCGATTTCGATGCGCACCAGGCGTTCGCCGAAACGATCGCCGACGATATCTGGGAGAGACGCCACGAGGTGCTGAACGCGTATATCAGCGTCGAAACGGCGGCAGCCGTCGCTGTGGCACACAAGTCAGACGATGGCCCACTTGTCATCGCCGATTATGCCGACAATCCCGGCGGTGGCGGCTATGGCGACGCGACCAGTCTGCTGAAGGCCCTGCTCGAAGCAGGCGTGACCGACGCCTGCTTCGGTCCGATGGTCGATGGCGAGGCTGCGGCGGCCTTGCATGGGTCGGCCGTTGGCGAACGCGTCGAGATCGCGCTCGGCGGCAAGACCGACGCCCGCTTCGGCGGCGGTCCGCTTAAGCTCAATGCCGAAATCGTGGCGCTGAGCGATGGCCACTTCGTCGGCGACGGGCCGATGATCGGCGGACTCCCCGGTAATTTCGGGAGGAGCGCGGTGCTGCGCGTCGACGGCATCGAAATCCTGGTCGTGACCATCGCCCAGCAGATGCTCGATCTCCAACAGTTCAGGGCATTCGGCATCGACCCGGCGGCAAAGCGGGTGGTCGCATTGAAATCCATGCAGCACTTCCGTGCCGCATTCGCGCCGATTGCCGGCAAGATCATCGTCTGCGACAGTGGCGCGCTTTGCACGCCTCACTACGAACGGATGCCGTACCGGAATGTACCGCGGCCGATCTTTCCACTCGATCGGGAATGA
- a CDS encoding LysR family transcriptional regulator: protein MDTKQLQVFIAVGAAGSFSKAALDLNVTQPMVTRHIRGLEEELGVELFYRNGRGVVLTEAGVLLKAHADEIVERMRLAQNAVSNLKSSPKGRLVLAVPPSVGTVLTVPLVKKIKNEFPNVALQVIEGFSGHILEWLIAGRIDAAVLYNSPNHPSVLTEPLADDELFLIGPVLSERVLPRGPVGLNIFAELPMILPSRPHGLRRLIDNTLAEHGIYPRVEMELEAMPSTLLLVEEGTGYTVLPYASVHLLVEAGRIEVWPFDPPITRQLILATSSQRPMSSNFRPLFRAVRTELRDIISTHIWKPTTYPE, encoded by the coding sequence TTGGACACGAAGCAGCTACAGGTATTCATCGCCGTCGGTGCGGCCGGCAGCTTCTCGAAGGCCGCGCTGGACCTCAACGTCACCCAGCCGATGGTCACGCGCCATATTCGCGGGCTGGAGGAGGAGCTTGGCGTCGAGCTGTTCTATCGCAACGGCCGCGGTGTCGTGCTGACCGAGGCGGGCGTGCTTCTGAAGGCCCATGCCGACGAGATCGTCGAGCGGATGCGGCTGGCGCAGAATGCGGTCTCGAACCTCAAATCCTCGCCGAAGGGGAGGTTGGTTCTGGCCGTGCCGCCTTCGGTCGGCACCGTTCTGACGGTGCCGCTGGTCAAGAAGATCAAGAACGAGTTTCCCAATGTCGCGTTGCAGGTGATCGAAGGCTTCAGCGGCCATATCCTGGAATGGCTGATTGCCGGCCGCATCGATGCCGCCGTGCTCTACAATTCGCCGAACCATCCGTCCGTGCTGACCGAACCGCTGGCCGATGACGAGCTGTTTCTGATCGGACCGGTCTTGTCCGAGCGCGTGCTGCCGCGCGGGCCGGTCGGCCTCAACATCTTCGCCGAGCTGCCGATGATCCTGCCCAGCCGCCCGCACGGGCTGCGGCGGCTTATCGACAACACCCTGGCGGAGCATGGCATCTATCCCCGTGTCGAGATGGAGCTGGAGGCAATGCCTTCAACCTTGCTTCTGGTCGAGGAGGGCACTGGCTATACGGTTCTGCCCTATGCTTCCGTCCATCTCCTTGTTGAGGCTGGCCGCATCGAGGTCTGGCCATTCGACCCGCCGATTACCCGACAGCTGATCCTCGCGACCTCGTCGCAGCGACCCATGTCCTCGAACTTTCGCCCACTCTTCCGTGCGGTGCGCACGGAACTGCGGGACATCATTTCCACCCACATCTGGAAACCGACAACTTATCCTGAATGA
- a CDS encoding SMP-30/gluconolactonase/LRE family protein: MSCYETIDARFGDLIDPVAFLETIHTGNRWAEGPVYFADLRSLIWSDIPNDRMLRWDEETGAVSLFRGHVSNPNGNTRDRNGRLVTCMQGERRVVRTEWDGAITVLASSFDGKPLNSPNDVVVKSDGSIWFTDPNYGIISDYVGRKGLQEQPGCRVYRIDPGSGAITVVADDFSMPNGLAFSPDEKRLYISDSGFLTDRSAPHHVRQFDVDGDRLVNSRIFADISPGIPDGFRVDVTGNLWISAWDGVQCHTPEGELIGKIQVPEMVANLAFGGPRNNRLFITATTSVYAVFLNVRGQKYPFGM, translated from the coding sequence ATGTCCTGCTACGAGACGATCGACGCGCGGTTCGGGGATCTGATCGATCCGGTCGCATTCCTCGAAACCATCCATACGGGAAATCGCTGGGCGGAGGGGCCGGTCTATTTCGCCGACCTCCGCTCGCTGATCTGGAGCGATATTCCCAACGACCGGATGCTGCGCTGGGACGAGGAGACAGGGGCGGTTTCGCTTTTCCGCGGCCATGTCTCCAACCCCAACGGCAATACACGCGACCGCAATGGAAGGCTGGTCACCTGCATGCAGGGGGAGCGTCGCGTCGTGCGCACCGAATGGGACGGCGCGATCACCGTGCTGGCCTCCTCTTTCGATGGCAAGCCGTTGAACTCGCCGAACGATGTGGTCGTGAAGTCCGACGGCAGCATCTGGTTCACCGACCCAAATTACGGGATCATTTCGGACTATGTCGGGCGCAAGGGCCTGCAGGAGCAACCGGGCTGCCGCGTCTACAGGATCGATCCCGGCTCGGGAGCAATCACCGTCGTTGCCGATGATTTCTCCATGCCGAACGGGCTCGCCTTCTCGCCCGACGAGAAGCGCCTTTATATTTCGGACTCCGGCTTCCTCACCGACCGCAGCGCCCCGCATCACGTCAGGCAGTTTGACGTTGATGGCGACAGGTTGGTAAATTCCCGCATCTTCGCCGACATATCGCCTGGCATTCCGGATGGTTTTCGCGTTGATGTTACGGGCAATCTCTGGATCAGCGCATGGGATGGCGTACAGTGCCATACGCCCGAAGGTGAGCTCATCGGGAAAATTCAGGTGCCGGAAATGGTTGCGAACCTGGCCTTTGGTGGGCCGCGCAACAATCGGCTGTTCATCACGGCGACAACGTCGGTCTATGCCGTGTTCCTGAATGTCCGAGGCCAGAAGTACCCGTTCGGCATGTGA
- a CDS encoding aldehyde dehydrogenase family protein, giving the protein MNIRFDAVPPLDPKVAAFVGGKHAMLIGGAWLPAASGQSLDVIDPSNGRVIARVPAGDGADVDLAVRAARTAIDGPWSKMVPAERARLIWKLADLIDANVDMLATLNSYESGKPIGDSRNGEVPFTAETFRYYAGWATKINGETMTVNAPGDWHAYTRREPVGVVGQIIPWNFPLSMLAWKVAPALAAGCTIVLKPAEQTPLGALYFGKLVQDAGFPEGVVNILTGFGETVGAAMAAHPDIDKVAFTGSTEVGRLIARAATGNLKKVSLELGGKAPTIVLGDADIDMAVAGASSAAFFNAGQSCGAGTRFFVHKTIYDKVMSGIAGRAEALKLGAGLDPATELGPVVSQQQMERITRLISEGRNDGAEIVTGGARAGDVGYFVKPTVISRTRPDMSVIREEIFGPVACAMPFDDEDLDKLAKDANDTEYGLAASIWTNNLGAAHRLAAKIKSGTVWVNCHNFNDVTMPFGGFKQSGWGRELGEQALQLYTETKTVAIRLP; this is encoded by the coding sequence ATGAACATACGTTTCGATGCCGTGCCGCCACTCGATCCCAAGGTGGCGGCGTTCGTCGGCGGCAAGCATGCGATGCTGATCGGCGGCGCATGGCTGCCGGCGGCCTCCGGACAGTCGCTCGACGTCATCGATCCCTCGAACGGCCGGGTCATCGCGCGGGTGCCAGCCGGCGATGGCGCCGATGTCGATCTGGCGGTCAGGGCCGCGCGAACGGCGATCGATGGTCCTTGGTCGAAAATGGTGCCAGCCGAGCGCGCCAGGCTGATCTGGAAACTCGCCGATCTGATCGACGCCAATGTCGATATGCTGGCAACGCTCAATTCCTATGAGAGCGGCAAGCCGATCGGCGATTCCCGCAACGGCGAGGTGCCGTTCACGGCCGAGACGTTCCGCTACTATGCGGGGTGGGCCACCAAGATCAATGGCGAGACGATGACCGTCAACGCGCCGGGTGACTGGCACGCCTACACCCGCCGCGAGCCGGTCGGCGTCGTCGGCCAGATCATCCCTTGGAATTTCCCGCTCAGCATGCTCGCCTGGAAGGTGGCGCCGGCACTGGCGGCCGGCTGCACCATCGTGCTCAAGCCGGCCGAGCAGACGCCCCTCGGAGCACTCTACTTCGGCAAGCTGGTCCAGGACGCCGGCTTTCCGGAAGGTGTGGTCAACATCCTGACCGGCTTTGGCGAAACGGTTGGCGCGGCGATGGCGGCCCATCCCGATATCGACAAGGTGGCGTTCACCGGTTCGACCGAAGTCGGCCGGTTGATCGCGCGCGCCGCGACCGGCAATCTCAAGAAGGTCAGCCTCGAGCTTGGCGGCAAGGCGCCAACCATCGTGCTGGGCGATGCCGATATCGACATGGCGGTGGCCGGCGCCTCGAGCGCGGCATTCTTCAATGCCGGCCAGAGCTGCGGCGCGGGAACGCGTTTCTTCGTTCACAAGACAATCTACGACAAGGTCATGTCCGGCATTGCCGGGCGCGCCGAGGCGCTGAAGCTAGGCGCCGGGCTTGATCCTGCGACCGAGCTCGGACCTGTCGTCTCTCAGCAGCAGATGGAACGCATCACCAGGCTGATCTCGGAAGGCAGGAACGACGGTGCTGAAATCGTCACCGGTGGCGCGCGCGCCGGCGACGTTGGCTATTTCGTCAAGCCGACGGTCATTTCCAGGACGCGGCCGGACATGTCGGTGATCCGCGAAGAGATATTCGGGCCGGTGGCTTGCGCGATGCCCTTCGACGACGAGGACCTGGACAAACTCGCCAAGGATGCCAACGACACGGAATATGGCCTCGCCGCATCGATCTGGACCAACAATCTGGGCGCCGCGCATCGGCTGGCCGCGAAGATCAAATCCGGCACGGTCTGGGTGAACTGCCACAACTTCAATGACGTCACCATGCCGTTCGGCGGTTTCAAGCAATCGGGCTGGGGGCGCGAACTTGGCGAGCAGGCGCTCCAGCTCTACACCGAGACCAAGACCGTCGCGATCCGGCTGCCATAG
- a CDS encoding aldehyde dehydrogenase, translating into MTTRPPLATEKLSMLIGGRSAAAQSGDYFESFDPFTGKAWALVPRAGVADVDAAVQAAAAAFRGEWRTMTPSARGQIMTRFADLVAEEAENLAVLETRDNGKLINEMRMQCKYIPQWFRFFGGLADKIEGRVIPIDKPGVFNYTRREPLGVVAAITPWNSPLMLATWKLAPALAAGNTIVWKPSEFSSVSALFFGRLFEKAGFPKGVVNIVTGFGHEIGDRLVTHPDVAKVAFTGGDATGRRVYQAAAGGLKKVTLELGGKSANIVFADAKMDAAIPGLVSGIFAATGQTCIAGSRALVQRSVYDQVTEKLVAFAKTARIGDPLDPETQVGPITTLPQRAKVLDYISIANGEGAAQLLGGKIPEDKSIADGWFVEPTIFGNVKQSMRIAQEEVFGPVLSVIPFEDEDEAVAIANDTIYGLAAGMWTQDLGRAIRLPERLEAGSVWVNMYRATSYLSPFGGYKQSGIGRENGQTAIYEYLQEKSIWIDAGNSIPAPFVQR; encoded by the coding sequence ATGACAACCCGTCCGCCGCTGGCCACGGAAAAGCTCTCGATGCTGATCGGCGGCCGCTCGGCGGCCGCGCAGTCGGGGGACTATTTCGAATCCTTCGATCCCTTCACCGGCAAGGCCTGGGCGCTCGTTCCGCGCGCCGGCGTAGCCGATGTCGATGCGGCCGTTCAGGCAGCCGCCGCCGCGTTCCGCGGCGAGTGGCGGACGATGACCCCAAGCGCGCGTGGGCAGATCATGACGCGCTTTGCCGATCTCGTGGCGGAGGAGGCAGAAAACCTGGCCGTTCTCGAAACCCGCGACAACGGCAAGCTGATCAATGAAATGCGGATGCAGTGCAAATACATTCCGCAATGGTTCCGCTTCTTTGGCGGCCTTGCCGACAAGATCGAGGGGCGTGTGATCCCGATCGACAAGCCGGGCGTGTTCAACTACACGCGCCGCGAGCCGCTCGGGGTCGTGGCCGCGATCACGCCGTGGAACTCGCCCTTGATGCTGGCGACGTGGAAGCTTGCCCCGGCGCTCGCGGCCGGCAACACGATCGTCTGGAAGCCGTCGGAATTCTCCTCGGTGTCGGCATTGTTCTTCGGCCGGCTTTTCGAGAAGGCGGGCTTTCCCAAGGGCGTCGTCAACATCGTCACCGGCTTCGGCCATGAAATCGGCGACCGCCTCGTCACGCATCCCGATGTCGCGAAAGTGGCGTTCACCGGTGGTGATGCAACCGGCCGTCGCGTCTATCAGGCTGCCGCCGGCGGGCTCAAGAAGGTCACGCTCGAACTCGGCGGTAAATCCGCCAACATCGTTTTCGCCGACGCCAAGATGGATGCCGCCATCCCCGGCCTCGTTTCCGGTATCTTCGCCGCGACCGGGCAGACCTGCATCGCTGGCTCGCGCGCGCTTGTGCAGCGCTCCGTCTACGACCAGGTGACGGAGAAGCTGGTCGCCTTCGCAAAGACCGCGAGGATTGGCGATCCGCTCGATCCCGAGACCCAGGTTGGTCCGATCACCACTTTGCCGCAGCGCGCGAAAGTGCTCGACTACATCAGTATCGCCAACGGTGAGGGCGCCGCGCAACTGCTCGGCGGCAAGATACCCGAGGACAAATCGATTGCCGACGGCTGGTTCGTGGAACCGACGATCTTCGGTAACGTGAAGCAGTCCATGCGCATCGCCCAGGAAGAGGTCTTCGGACCGGTGCTGTCGGTCATTCCCTTCGAGGATGAGGACGAGGCGGTGGCCATCGCCAACGACACCATCTACGGGCTCGCGGCCGGGATGTGGACGCAGGACCTCGGCCGCGCAATCCGCCTGCCCGAGCGGCTCGAGGCCGGCAGCGTGTGGGTCAACATGTACCGCGCCACCAGCTATCTCTCGCCTTTCGGCGGCTACAAGCAGTCGGGCATCGGCCGGGAGAACGGCCAGACCGCCATCTACGAATATCTTCAGGAAAAGAGCATCTGGATCGATGCCGGGAATTCCATTCCCGCGCCGTTCGTCCAGCGCTGA
- a CDS encoding 4-carboxymuconolactone decarboxylase, giving the protein MSKDVFDKGFEIRKSVLGAEFVEKSFASADDFNRPLQELVTEYCWGAVWGRDTLDKKTRSMLNLAMLSALNRPHELKMHVKGALTNGVTKDEIREVLLQVVIYAGVPAGVDSFRVAREAMQEVGA; this is encoded by the coding sequence ATGAGCAAAGACGTGTTCGACAAGGGTTTTGAAATCCGCAAATCGGTTCTGGGCGCCGAATTCGTCGAGAAATCCTTCGCCAGCGCCGACGATTTCAATCGTCCGCTGCAGGAGCTCGTGACGGAATATTGCTGGGGCGCTGTCTGGGGCCGTGACACGCTCGACAAGAAGACCCGCAGCATGCTGAACCTCGCCATGCTTTCCGCGCTCAATCGTCCGCACGAGCTGAAGATGCATGTGAAGGGCGCGCTGACCAACGGTGTGACCAAAGACGAAATCCGCGAAGTTCTTCTACAGGTCGTGATCTATGCCGGCGTGCCCGCAGGTGTCGATTCCTTCCGAGTGGCGCGCGAAGCCATGCAGGAAGTCGGAGCATGA